A stretch of Pseudoprevotella muciniphila DNA encodes these proteins:
- a CDS encoding ABC transporter ATP-binding protein, with product MIEIKQLRKEFEDKEVLKGIDFRFENGKTSLIIGQSGSGKTVLMKCLVGLFDPTAGEVLYDNRDFVKMNKKQRTMLRREMGMIFQSAALFDSLSVLENVMFPLDMFSDKSYKERKRRAEFCLDRVNLLEAAGKYPGEISGGMQKRVAIARAIVMEPQYLFCDEPNSGLDPKTSLVIDELIHGITKELGTTTIINTHDMNSVMGIGEHILFIYQGNKEWEGTKDEVIGSGNQRLNDFIFASDFMKRNK from the coding sequence GTGATAGAAATAAAGCAATTAAGAAAAGAATTTGAAGACAAGGAGGTGCTCAAGGGCATCGACTTCCGTTTTGAAAACGGCAAAACAAGTCTTATCATCGGTCAGAGCGGTAGTGGAAAGACCGTACTGATGAAATGCCTTGTAGGACTTTTCGACCCCACGGCTGGCGAAGTGCTTTACGACAACCGCGATTTCGTCAAAATGAACAAAAAACAGCGCACCATGCTCAGACGTGAGATGGGCATGATTTTCCAGAGTGCTGCACTCTTCGACTCGCTCTCTGTGCTTGAGAACGTGATGTTTCCGCTCGATATGTTCTCTGATAAGTCTTACAAAGAAAGGAAACGCCGTGCGGAATTTTGTCTCGACAGGGTGAACCTGCTCGAAGCAGCAGGAAAATACCCGGGAGAAATATCCGGAGGTATGCAGAAACGCGTGGCTATAGCCAGAGCCATCGTCATGGAGCCGCAATACCTTTTCTGCGACGAACCCAACTCAGGACTCGACCCCAAGACATCGCTCGTCATCGACGAACTCATACATGGCATTACGAAAGAACTCGGCACTACCACCATCATCAATACACACGACATGAACAGCGTGATGGGAATAGGGGAGCACATCCTCTTTATCTACCAGGGAAACAAGGAATGGGAGGGAACGAAAGACGAAGTAATCGGCTCAGGAAACCAACGACTCAACGACTTTATCTTCG